Proteins from one Malaya genurostris strain Urasoe2022 chromosome 2, Malgen_1.1, whole genome shotgun sequence genomic window:
- the LOC131432549 gene encoding uncharacterized protein LOC131432549 — MSIETISTTHRYIEGIVQYCLSLGSSGELNEADRKFIRTTFEHLREKYEEYEKSLIKEKVSRCDREQLLDPIEEARLRLLLHMRRKGTAAQAIGSPQLEQRNEPSSPDQHKKQPVTSPPLCYMCKDRHFLYHCGIFTSWTSTRRLEFVERIKNRDHAGIH; from the exons atgtcgATCGAAACTATATCCACGACCCATCGTTACATTGAGGGCATCGTGCAATATTGTCTGTCTTTAGGCAGTTCGGGAGAACTGAACGAAGCAGACAGGAAATTTATTCGGACCACGTTTGAACATCTACGGGAGAAGTACGAAGAATATGAAAAATCCCTTATCAAAGAAAAGGTAAGCAGATGTGACCGTGAGCAGCTGCTGGATCCTATTGAAGAGGCTAGGTTGAGATTGTTACTTCATATGCGACGTAAGGGAACAGCAGCTCAAGCAATAGGATCACCCCAGTTGGAGCAGCGCAACGAACCGAGCAGCCCAGATCAGCACAAGAAACAGCCCGTGACGTCGCCTCCATTATGCTATATGTGTAAAGACAGACACTTCCTTTACCACTGCGGCATTTTCACCAGTTGGACTTCCACCAGGCGGCTGGAATTTGTCGAAAGGATTAAG AATCGAGATCATGCTGGAATCCATTAA